Within Amycolatopsis sp. cg5, the genomic segment CGAGCTGGCGGGCGGGATCATCGCGCAGATCAATTCCTCCTGGTGCGTCCGCGTGAACCGCGACGAGCTGGTCGAGTTCCAGGTCGACGGCACGCACGGCAGCGCGGTCGCCGGCCTGCACGGCTGCAAGATCCAGCCGCGCGTCGCGACGCCGAAGCCGGTCTGGAACCCCGACCTCGCGCAGAACGAGCCGTTCCGCGAGCAGTGGCAGGAAGTGCCCGACAACGCAGTGCACGACAACGGGTTCAAGGCCCAGTGGGAGCAGTTCATCCGCCACGTGGTCGACAACGAGCCCAACCACTACGACTTCATGGCGGGCGCGCGTGGCCTGCGTGTCGCCGAAGCCGGCCTCCAGTCCTCGCGAGAAGGCCGCCGCATCGAGCTAGGAGAGCTGAACCTGTGATCCGCCCGGGACTGTGCTCGGTGACCTTGCGCCGCCTCGACGTCGACGACGTCGCCGAGCGGGCCGCGTCGGCGGGCCTGAAAGTGATCGAGTGGGGCGCGGACGTCCACGTCCGCCCCGGTGACGACTGGGGTCTCGGCCGTGCCCGCGAAGCCATGGCACGCCACGACCTCGTCTGCGGCTCGTACGGCTCGTACTTCCGTGCCACCCGTGGGGAAATCGGCCACTTCACCGACATCGCCGCGACCGCGCAGGAGATCGGCGCGCCCCGGATCCGGGTCTGGGCAGGCAAATCCGGTTCGGCCGACGTCGAGCCCGACGAGCGCGAGCAGGTGGTGGCCGGGCTGCGCGAGGCCACCGACATCGCGGCCGACCACGGCATCGAGCTCGCGCTCGAGTTCCACGGCGGCACCCTCACCGACACCGCCGAGTCCACCATCCAGCTGCTGGACGAGGTCGACCGCGCCAACCTCGGCACCTATTGGCAGCCACCCCAGGACCTCCCGGACGAGCCCGCCTTGGCGGGCCTGCGGCTGGTACTCGACCACGTGCGCGCGGTGCACGTCTTCTCGTGGTGGCCCGCCAACGAGCGCCGGCTGCTCACCGCCAGGGCTCCTTTGTGGACGGAGGCGTTCAAGATACTGACGGAGCTGGACCGCCCGCTCGACGCGTTGCTGGAGTTCGTGCCGGGCAACGACCCCGAGCTGCTGTCCGGAGAGGCGCAGTCGCTGCGGGAACTCCTGTGACCGGCCCGTTCACCGAGCAAGACCGGCTGCTCTTCATCGGCGACTCGATCACCGACTCCGGCCGCGACCGCTCGGACCCGAACTCGCTCGGCGCCGGCTACGTCCGCCAGATCGCGGCCGCACTGAACGCGCCAGCCGTGCTCAACAAGGGCCTGAACGGCAACCGGATCTACGACATGAAGGCACGCTGGGCCACCGACGTGCTCGCCGAGCGCCCGACCGTGGTGACGGTCAAGATCGGCATCAACGACACCTGGCGCACCTTCGACCGGGGACTCGCCAGCCCGATCGACCGTTTCCACGCGGCCTACACCAGTGTCCTCGCCCAGACCCGCCGTCACCTCACGGCGGATCTGTACATCATCACGCCGTTCCTCCTGCCGGTCAGGGCGGAGCAGCACAGCTGGATGGACGACCTCGCACCCCGCATCGAGGTCGCCCGCGAGCTGGCGGCCGAGTTCGGCGCCCGCCTGGTCAGGGCGGACCTGATCATGCCGAAAGCGGCCGCCGAACACGGCGCGGCCACCCTCGCGCCCGACGGCGTCCACCCGAGCGGGCTCGGCCACCGCATCCTGGCCGCGGCCTGGCTCGACGCGGCAGGTGTGCCCCCGCCCCACACCTGGGCGCACACCGACGAGACGGGTCCGGACCACCAGGTCCGGGCCCGTCCCGCTACCCAGGAGCCGGAAGGTCCATGATCCCGGTGGCCTGCGACCAGACACAACGCCACGTGCCGCCGTCCTCGGTGTAGACGTCGGTGTGCCAGGCCTCGTGCCGCGGGATGTCCGCGCCGTGGACGGTGAGCGCGATGAAGCACCGGTACCGCAGGACGACGACGTCGGTGCCGACGATGGCGTCCACGTCGCCGATCAGCCCCAGCTCCCGGTAGACGACCCGCCCGGTGGTGAGGAGATCGAGGTATTCGGCCTTCGTCCACACGGCGCCGGTCGGGTTGCACAACCGGTACTCCTCGGCGTGCAAGCGGTCGTAGGCGCCGCGATCCACGTCGAGAAGACACTGGATCCGCTCATGCTCGGCCTTGATCACTTCGCCGGCCACATCATTGCTCATACCCGAGCCTATCCAGTCTGTGCCGGTGGACGCCGAGCCGAGCGGCAGGGATGGGCCCGGCCCCTTGCCTTAAACGATGTGTGGGCTCACCGGTTCTTGAAAGTCCATTGTGGATCTTCATGTGGATAGTGGCATAGGTCTCTGGTTGTCAGTATGATGGAGGCATGGCCAGCACCGAGACACTTGCCGACGCGCCGCCTCAGTGGTGGCGCGTGGACAAGGACGCGCTCATGCTGGACTACGTCGCCCTCGAACAAGAAAAACGCCGCCTCGACGCCAAACAAGGGCACATTCTCGCGGAGATCGAATCCCGCGGTGTGCGGGAAGTGACCGGCTACGCGGCGCTCTCGCACAGGGTGGCCAAATGCGCGCGGATGAGACCGTCGGAGGCGAACGCGCGGGTCAAACGAGCCCGCGACTTGAACCAGCGTCGTGATGGTGCCACAGAGATTCCCGCGTTCGCACCCTATACCGCGACCGCTGCTGCCGAAGGCGTTCTGGGTGCGGATCAGATCGACGCCGTGTTGAAAGCTTTGCACGCGCTGCCGACCACGCTGACCGCCGAAGAGCGGGAAGGTGGGGAGAAGATCCTCACCGACCTCGCCGCTGTTGGCGACCTCAACGAGATCCCCGTGGCGGGCAAGCGGCTGCTCGACCAGATCGACCCCGACGGGCCAGAACCCCGCGACCCTGAACCGGCCGAACGTGGGAACGAGTTGCAGTACATCACCCACCGCGACGGCAGCCACGGCGTGAAAGTCCGTATCGACTCCGAAACCCTCGCCCGACTCAAAGCCCTCCTCGATCCCATGGCGAAACCCCGCCCGGCCACCGACGAAGAAGGCCCGGACACCCGCTCGCAGTGGGAACGCAACGGCGACGCCTTCGCCACCTTCGTCCGCCTCGGCATGGCCCACCCCGACATCCCCACCCAAACCGGAGAATCCGTCCACGTCGTCGTGACCGTCTCACTCGAAGACCTCAAAACCGGCCTCGGCCGGGCGTGCCTGGACCTGGTCGGCGACATCTCCGCCGCCGAAGCCCGACGGATGGCGTGCGAGTGCAAGGTCATCCCCGCCACACTCGGCGCCCACGGCGAACCACTCGACCTCGGCCGAGCCCAACGCCTCGCCTCCCCCGCCCTACGCCGGGCCCTCGCCATCAGAGACCGAGGCTGCGCGTTCCCCGGGTGCACGGAGCCGCAGCAACGCTGTACCGCCCACCACATTGTCCACTGGGCACACCACGGCGAGACCGAAATCCACAATCTCGTGCTGCTCTGCGCGCGGCATCACCGCCTGGTCCATCACAGTGACTGGAAAGTCCGGATGGCCTACGACAACCTCCCCGAATTCATTCCACCGAAGTTCATCGACGCCGCCCAGACACCCCGCCGCAACACCATGCACACCACCCGAACCTGAACCAACCCCGGGAAACGCACCACCCATAGCAACACCACCCAGGCGCAGCCACCCCACTGCGCCACATTCTCATGTCCCCAGCCAGAAGCCGGACCTCGAATCGACGGCTTCCCCTGGCCTCCGGCAGCCTGACCCAGAAACGGGGTGGGCGCACCGCATTCCCAGCCACCAACGGCCGACCCAGGGACTGATCACGCCACGGTGCCCCGGTCCGTATGGAGGTTTCCGCTGCCAACCACCACAAAACCGGACCACCGAGCGGAAACTTCCATACGGGACCGGCCCGAAACGCAACCACCGCAACCCCAAACCCAAGCCCCGCACCAAACCCCAGCAACCCACCCCACCCCACCCCAACCTCAGGCAAGCCCCCGAGGCCACAACACCCAACCCCCAGAGGCCGCAATAAAGCCCGCTAAACTCCCCGAAGTAAAGCCTGCTTTATCCCACAAGATAAAGCAGGCTTTACTCCCCAAGGTTTAGCAGGCTCTACCACGCGAGATTTAGCAGGCTCTACTCCAGGGAGTTTAGCGGGCTTTATCGCGCGGGATAAAGCCCGCTTTACCCCCAGGAGTTTAGCGGGCTTTATCGCGTGGGGTTTAGCGGGCTTCACCCCGCGGGGTTTAGCGGGCTTCACCCCGCGGGGTTTAGCGGGCTTCACCCCACGGGGTTTAGCGGGCTTCACCCCGCGGGGTTTAGCGGGCTTCACCCCACGGGGTTTAGCGGGCTTTACCCCGCGGGGTTTAGCGGGCTTTACTCCGGGGGGTTTAGCGGGCTTTATCGCGGGGAGTGAAGCGGGGGTTGGCGCGTGGGGGTGGGTTTATTGGGGGCGGGGGTTGAGGTAGTGGTCGGTTAGGGCTTCGGAGCCTCGGGCGAGGAGGGCTACGTCGGCGCCGACCAGGACGAAGGTTGCGCCGGCGTCCAGGTAGAGCTGGGCCTGGGCGGGGTCGAAGGCGTTGACGCCCACGGGTTTCCCCGCGGCCAGTACCGCCTTGAAGGTGCGCAACACCGCCGCCGTGACGTCGGGGTGTGTCTGCTGGCCGAGCAAGCCCATCGAGGCCGCCAGATCGGACGGTCCGACGAAGACGCCGTCGACGCCGTCCACCGAGGCGATCGCGGCAGCCGCGTCGACACCCGCGACCGACTCGATCTGCACGAACAAGGACACGAACTCGTCGGCGCGAGTGAGGTAGCCCTCGATCCGGTTCCATTGGGCCGCGCGGGCCAAAGCGCTGCCCACCCCGCGGATGCCGTGCGGCGGGTACCGGACCGACCGAACAGCAGCGGCCGCCTGCTCGGCCGAATCCACCATGGGGATCAGCAGGTTCTGAGCCCCGGCGTCCAGGAGCTGCTTCAGGACCACACTGTCGTCGGACGGAGCTCGCACCATCGGGGTGACCGGGTAACCGGAGACCGCCTGCAGCAGCGAGACCACCGACTCGAGGCCGATCGGTGAGTGCTCGCCGTCGATCAGCAGCCAGTCCAGGCCCGAGCCCGCGCAGATCTCCGCGACCAGCGGGCTGCCCGACGAGACCCACATTCCGACCAAGGCCCGCGAGGACGACGACAGGTCGTCGCGGAAGGTCGTCACACGAACCGGCATGTGATCGCTCCCAGGTCTCGATAGTCCGCCTGCACGGTGTCGCCGGGGTGCACCCACATCGGCCGGGTGAACGATCCGGCGAGGACGATCTCGCCTGCGGACAGGCCGTCGTTGTGCTGGGCGAGTTTGTTGGCCAGCCAAGCGACGCCGGTCGCCGGGTGGTTCAACACCGCCGCGGCGACGCCGGTCTCCTCGATGGTCTCGTTGCGGTACAGCAGCGC encodes:
- a CDS encoding sugar phosphate isomerase/epimerase family protein, with protein sequence MIRPGLCSVTLRRLDVDDVAERAASAGLKVIEWGADVHVRPGDDWGLGRAREAMARHDLVCGSYGSYFRATRGEIGHFTDIAATAQEIGAPRIRVWAGKSGSADVEPDEREQVVAGLREATDIAADHGIELALEFHGGTLTDTAESTIQLLDEVDRANLGTYWQPPQDLPDEPALAGLRLVLDHVRAVHVFSWWPANERRLLTARAPLWTEAFKILTELDRPLDALLEFVPGNDPELLSGEAQSLRELL
- a CDS encoding SGNH/GDSL hydrolase family protein codes for the protein MTGPFTEQDRLLFIGDSITDSGRDRSDPNSLGAGYVRQIAAALNAPAVLNKGLNGNRIYDMKARWATDVLAERPTVVTVKIGINDTWRTFDRGLASPIDRFHAAYTSVLAQTRRHLTADLYIITPFLLPVRAEQHSWMDDLAPRIEVARELAAEFGARLVRADLIMPKAAAEHGAATLAPDGVHPSGLGHRILAAAWLDAAGVPPPHTWAHTDETGPDHQVRARPATQEPEGP
- a CDS encoding nuclear transport factor 2 family protein, which encodes MSNDVAGEVIKAEHERIQCLLDVDRGAYDRLHAEEYRLCNPTGAVWTKAEYLDLLTTGRVVYRELGLIGDVDAIVGTDVVVLRYRCFIALTVHGADIPRHEAWHTDVYTEDGGTWRCVWSQATGIMDLPAPG
- a CDS encoding DUF222 domain-containing protein, encoding MASTETLADAPPQWWRVDKDALMLDYVALEQEKRRLDAKQGHILAEIESRGVREVTGYAALSHRVAKCARMRPSEANARVKRARDLNQRRDGATEIPAFAPYTATAAAEGVLGADQIDAVLKALHALPTTLTAEEREGGEKILTDLAAVGDLNEIPVAGKRLLDQIDPDGPEPRDPEPAERGNELQYITHRDGSHGVKVRIDSETLARLKALLDPMAKPRPATDEEGPDTRSQWERNGDAFATFVRLGMAHPDIPTQTGESVHVVVTVSLEDLKTGLGRACLDLVGDISAAEARRMACECKVIPATLGAHGEPLDLGRAQRLASPALRRALAIRDRGCAFPGCTEPQQRCTAHHIVHWAHHGETEIHNLVLLCARHHRLVHHSDWKVRMAYDNLPEFIPPKFIDAAQTPRRNTMHTTRT
- a CDS encoding HpcH/HpaI aldolase/citrate lyase family protein encodes the protein MPVRVTTFRDDLSSSSRALVGMWVSSGSPLVAEICAGSGLDWLLIDGEHSPIGLESVVSLLQAVSGYPVTPMVRAPSDDSVVLKQLLDAGAQNLLIPMVDSAEQAAAAVRSVRYPPHGIRGVGSALARAAQWNRIEGYLTRADEFVSLFVQIESVAGVDAAAAIASVDGVDGVFVGPSDLAASMGLLGQQTHPDVTAAVLRTFKAVLAAGKPVGVNAFDPAQAQLYLDAGATFVLVGADVALLARGSEALTDHYLNPRPQ